One Setaria italica strain Yugu1 chromosome I, Setaria_italica_v2.0, whole genome shotgun sequence DNA window includes the following coding sequences:
- the LOC101762349 gene encoding universal stress protein PHOS32, with the protein MATGKRTIGMGMDYSPSSKASARWAIDNLLKAGDRIILVHVIPKGADASHKELWKSTGSPLIPLPEFMEMNVQARYGLVPDKEILEILQAASKAKQVEVLAKIYWGDAREKLCEAVDDLKVNSFVLGCRGLGPLKRALLGSVSNYVVNNATCPVTVVRGPTASSA; encoded by the exons ATGGCGACCGGGAAGCGCACCATTGGCATGGGCATGGACTACTCGCCGTCGAGCAAGGCGTCGGCGAGGTGGGCGATCGACAACCTGCTGAAGGCCGGCGACCGGATCATCCTCGTCCATGTCATCCCCAAGGGCGCGGACGCCAGCCACAAGGAGCTCTGGAAGAGCACCGGCTCTC CTTTGATTCCTCTGCCGGAGTTCATGGAGATGAACGTGCAGGCGAGGTACGGACTGGTCCCTGATAAGGAGATACTGGAGATCCTGCAAGCTGCGTCCAAGGCCAAGCAG GTGGAAGTGCTAGCAAAGATTTACTGGGGCGATGCAAGGGAGAAACTCTGCGAGGCAGTAGATGATCTCAAGGTGAACTCCTTTGTGCTTGGTTGCAGGGGCTTAGGGCCACTTAAAAG GGCTCTCCTTGGAAGTGTCAGCAACTATGTAGTCAACAACGCAACATGCCCGGTTACAGTGGTGCGTGGACCAACTGCATCAAGTGCCTGA